The following coding sequences lie in one Phaeodactylum tricornutum CCAP 1055/1 chromosome 12, whole genome shotgun sequence genomic window:
- a CDS encoding predicted protein, with the protein MPPRRDDGSIFLSVATYRDENCFNTVYKAYEKAKNPEKLFIGLTQQNCHQDCKSGVLSNLSMVEVPPDDDCYQKFCDTDLGQPFCANSQLRVLNIDEPESLGPYAARYFTSKLWYGEQWYMQIDAHMTFANHWDSISVDMLNKAPSSKPILSHYPPSHLVDLDKRTDRAGARLCGPVFATSDLESQIIRLEGAGYDPQQLEYPAFAPFTAAGYFVAHSNFLREVPFDPFLPWIFMGEEIIMSTRLWTAGYDIFSPSRSVVGHMYVRRHKPKFWE; encoded by the coding sequence ATGCCACCTAGACGAGACGATGGTAGTATATTTCTTAGTGTAGCGACGTATCGCGACGAGAACTGTTTCAATACAGTATACAAAGCTTACGAAAAAGCCAAGAATCCTGAAAAATTGTTCATTGGCCTGACACAGCAAAACTGCCACCAAGACTGCAAATCAGGTGTGCTATCGAATCTGTCCATGGTAGAAGTTCCTCCAGATGATGATTGTTACCAGAAATTCTGCGACACCGATCTTGGGCAGCCCTTTTGCGCGAATAGTCAGCTTCGTGTCCTCAATATTGACGAACCGGAATCGCTCGGCCCGTACGCGGCACGGTACTTTACCAGCAAGCTCTGGTACGGTGAGCAATGGTACATGCAAATTGATGCGCATATGACTTTTGCCAACCACTGGGATAGTATCTCGGTTGACATGCTGAACAAGGCACCCTCCTCGAAGCCAATTCTAAGCCACTATCCACCGTCGCATTTGGTCGACTTGGACAAGCGTACAGATAGAGCGGGTGCTCGACTGTGTGGTCCAGTCTTTGCCACTTCAGATTTAGAATCGCAAATTATTCGATTGGAAGGAGCAGGATACGACCCGCAACAGTTGGAGTATCCTGCCTTCGCACCGTTTACGGCGGCTGGCTATTTCGTAGCCCACTCGAACTTCCTACGCGAGGTTCCGTTTGACCCGTTCCTACCTTGGATTTTCATGGGTGAAGAAATCATAATGAGCACTCGTCTGTGGACTGCCGGCTACGATATCTTTAGTCCAAGCCGGTCGGTGGTTGGCCACATGTACGTGCGTCGACACAAACCCAAATTTTGGGAA
- a CDS encoding predicted protein encodes MRPLIRRCYPMTVFILMIVHYIYSQICDAFVGSGPSSKPLLPYHRLPWRSHQELVVDADTVMEQSEIEKMNLLIERRAAARWIGDFEVADALRREIATHKFPANIEVVIQDFPRTEGGGSKWKLVCSLENSVDGSLLLEQGVSVLTLAHTALGMAVSKAESQISVNFENELISLVRAAKQQLRHWSEIQRSMERVQPAILPGPSSSMKPNASTSKAWLDSLISNKRPRQSVLDWTSVERNLAGRKAADAAFWFALAGSTDEELFTLLTEVCTKEVEKWGHRQSCRPKDLAAIGTRLAAAGVKRDNKFQVAMQTALQKRADVNIESTIEPMHLHLFDLHSDHCALMIWKFSSRQRKQRIFLRSAAKHWKHKKASHQLHFHTDINGIASDIVWGQMFEDPLRPLVIDVGCGMGISLLGLASENSTSADGVDWSVCNFLGVDLSSVAIGYATAISHRWGINRKVVFMVDDAENLLKMVESYPGPVRMVLVQFPTPYRLVPSQFGDADVFCSKGNSQLPVSPSKGFMVTEALLRRVKTVLCKTDSDASGELLLQSNCEDVAIHMKNVACTSVGFRMLDSGPILESFKGRVPQRTQNWISMNGERALGLGWRQEPVLPTKGQTETEIACRLNQIPVHRCILKVL; translated from the exons ATGAGACCACTGATTCGACGTTGCTACCCGATGACAGTCTTCATTTTGATGATTGTCCACTACATCTACAGTCAAATTTGCGATGCATTCGTAGGCTCGGGGCCGTCCAGCAAGCCTCTTTTACCTTACCACCGTCTGCCTTGGCGGAGCCACCAAGAGTTGGTGGTGGATGCTGATACTGTAATGGAACAATcagaaatcgaaaagatGAACCTTCTCATCGAACGAAGAGCCGCAGCGCGATGGATTGGGGACTTTGAAGTTGCCGACGCTCTGCGGAGAGAAATCGCAACCCACAAGTTTCCCGCCAATATCGAAGTTGTGATACAAGACTTTCCTAGAACAGAAGGAGGTGGATCGAAGTGGAAGTTGGTCTGCTCACTGGAGAACAGTGTCGACGGATCACTACTTCTTGAGCAAGGTGTAAGTGTGTTGACTTTAGCCCATACTGCGTTAGGAATGGCTGTGTCAAAAGCCGAAAGTCAAATTTCAGTGAATTTCGAGAACGAGCTCATCTCTCTCGTTCGAGCTGCCAAACAGCAACTCCGACACTGGAGCGAGATCCAGCGCTCTATGGAGCGAGTCCAACCAGCCATATTACCTGGGCCATCAAGCAGCATGAAGCCGAACGCCTCTACTTCAAAAGCTTGGCTTGATAGCCTCATTTCTAATAAAAGGCCAAGACAGAGCGTGCTGGACTGGACTAGTGTCGAGAGGAATTTGGCTGGTCGTAAGGCCGCCGACGCCGCCTTCTGGTTCGCCTTGGCAGGCTCTACTGATGAAGAATTGTTCACTTTGTTAACAGAAGTATGCACCAAAGAGGTTGAAAAATGGGGT CACCGTCAATCTTGCAGGCCAAAGGATCTAGCAGCCATTGGGACTCGATTGGCCGCGGCAGGTGTGAAAAGGGACAACAAGTTTCAGGTGGCAATGCAAACTGCGCTTCAGAAAAGGGCAGACGTAAATATAGAAAGTACGATCGAGCCGATGCACTTGCACCTTTTTGATTTGCATTCCGATCATTGCGCCCTCATGATCTGGAAGTTTTCTTCTCGTCAGCGCAAGCAACGAATTTTCCTTCGATCTGCGGCCAAACACTGGAAGCACAAAAAGGCCTCACATCAACTACACTTTCACACTGACATTAATGGCATTGCATCAGACATAGTCTGGGGGCAAATGTTTGAAGACCCCTTGCGTCCTCTAGTTATTGATGTTGGTTGTGGCATGGGGATATCACTTCTTGGTTTGGCATCCGAGAATTCCACATCAGCGGATGGAGTCGATTGGAGCGTTTGTAATTTCTTGGGTGTCGATCTCAGCTCGGTTGCTATAGGATATGCGACTGCTATTTCGCATCGTTGGGGGATCAACAGAAAAGTTGTGTTCATGGTTGACGACGCAGAGAACTTACTGAAAATGGTTGAGAGCTACCCCGGACCAGTTCGAATGGTTCTCGTACAGTTTCCCACTCCGTATCGGCTAGTTCCTTCTCAATTTGGAGACGCAGATGTTTTCTGTTCAAAAGGGAATTCACAATTGCCTGTATCGCCATCAAAAGGTTTCATGGTGACGGAGGCCTTGCTTCGTAGAGTGAAGACAGTGCTGTGCAAAACAGATTCCGATGCATCCGGAGAGCTTTTGCTGCAGTCTAATTGTGAAGATGTTGCTATTCACATGAAGAACGTCGCTTGCACTTCGGTTGGTTTTCGTATGTTAGATTCAGGGCCAATATTGGAATCATTTAAAGGCCGAGTGCCGCAAAGAACGCAGAATTGGATTAGCATGAATGGCGAGCGTGCCTTAGGATTGGGATGGAGACAAGAGCCAGTCCTACCGACTAAAGGACAAACGGAGACAGAGATTGCCTGTCGTCTCAACCAGATACCTGTTCACCGGTGCATATTGAAAGTTCTTTAA
- a CDS encoding predicted protein, whose translation MSNEWISVSRDDKKRVMRKGAGWRRRRPMTAASKDARYANSSIDDYVHDQKVMLSILSDCQRVLASSRFHQRIFDVCGTSFAHSDTSPACLQIICYGIGNFSRTSSTNYSSSLWQLAEVLCLRQELQGKSAYSVPLYFYDPCSTNFEQVFLMERLQVEVLADNDRGRRAIEGNPTLFYMPHCPARLYENVLSANWDELHSETSTPLLILGNSLRNYCNPLYTLKFPCMKSLLPYTTEIRLDDKTLDDCKIAPGNIVGAFNDTYLTLFASVIKLGPQPTSSPERDDEDPELL comes from the coding sequence ATGTCGAACGAATGGATCTCGGTTTCTCGCGATGACAAGAAGCGTGTTATGCGAAAGGGGGCTGGgtggcgacggcgtcgtcctATGACAGCAGCCAGTAAAGATGCACGTTACGCAAATTCATCAATAGACGATTATGTCCACGATCAAAAAGTGATGCTCTCCATACTTTCCGATTGCCAACGTGTTCTTGCTTCGAGTAGATTTCATCAACGTATTTTCGATGTATGTGGCACTTCTTTTGCTCATTCCGACACGTCACCAGCATGCCTGCAGATTATATGCTACGGTATCGGAAACTTTTCTCGAACCTCATCTACAAACTATTCCTCCTCTCTGTGGCAGCTGGCAGAAGTATTGTGTCTTCGTCAGGAGTTACAAGGCAAAAGTGCTTATTCGGTACCTCTCTACTTTTACGATCCCTGTTCAACTAACTTTGAACAAGTCTTTTTGATGGAGCGGTTGCAAGTCGAGGTTTTGGCAGACAACGATCGAGGAAGGCGGGCTATAGAAGGAAATCCGACACTTTTCTACATGCCTCATTGTCCGGCGAGACTTTACGAAAATGTCTTGTCAGCCAACTGGGACGAGCTTCACTCTGAAACTTCAACGCCTTTATTGATTCTGGGGAACTCGCTTCGAAATTATTGCAATCCACTATATACCTTGAAATTCCCTTGTATGAAATCGCTTTTGCCGTACACAACAGAAATTCGGCTGGACGATAAGACTCTTGATGATTGCAAGATCGCACCTGGCAACATTGTCGGAGCCTTCAATGACACCTATTTGACGTTGTTCGCTTCTGTCATCAAACTAGGGCCTCAGCCTACCTCGTCGCCAGAAAGAGATGATGAAGACCCGGAACTTCTGTGA
- a CDS encoding predicted protein yields the protein MDDLPEQQTRTMHLIREHPDFQLHLGFDACCTCGKAFSSAAFAMTCPGCHRVKYCSESCRQKDSEAISLTNLADVGQEEEMDSAMGHSSVMCALLRCCQDDEVVKDNESPTDMDRKRVQAARDRIQSELESYPATLANVISEGPCYQSVLRLKASTTKTLIVHVVGASDDAELWDLSKDGGSDNVFVAYTEALSDLATSRGLDVIKLVFVGPDCPDTNVDVRKSFQSFENPKAIFGELQIQTLKGLYNEDRLDQHGLQKPDIVIFFNPGFTVPEYSWNEALASIEKGTPFLSTTNTELEGVADCQYLMEQDKIETIPPGLAHIFDLCSEGNEETDDEGSPGTGTAFFSVNPFSGSRIRQSGTLANDIFVKNRWILGGILNSFDLSKANSDTSSKRRRAASDSKFNNPALI from the coding sequence ATGGACGATCTGCCCGAGCAGCAGACTCGCACGATGCACTTGATTCGAGAGCATCCCGACTTCCAGCTTCATTTGGGTTTTGATGCGTGCTGTACGTGCGGCAAAGCTTTCTCATCTGCAGCATTTGCGATGACGTGTCCCGGATGTCATCGCGTCAAGTATTGCTCCGAATCATGTCGACAAAAGGATTCCGAAGCCATCTCGTTGACCAATCTTGCTGACGTAGGGCAGGAAGAGGAAATGGATAGCGCTATGGGACATTCATCTGTTATGTGTGCCTTGCTGAGATGTTGTCAGGACGACGAAGTTGTGAAAGATAACGAAAGTCCAACCGACATGGACAGAAAACGAGTACAGGCTGCGAGGGATCGAATTCAAAGTGAGCTAGAATCGTATCCCGCAACGCTGGCTAATGTCATCTCGGAAGGACCGTGTTATCAAAGCGTTCTCAGGCTGAAAGCATCAACAACCAAGACGTTGATCGTCCATGTGGTTGGAGCATCAGACGATGCCGAGCTCTGGGACTTATCGAAAGATGGGGGTTCAGACAATGTATTCGTCGCCTACACTGAGGCACTCTCAGATCTTGCGACAAGTCGTGGATTGGACGTTATTAAGCTTGTATTCGTTGGACCTGACTGTCCAGACACCAACGTCGATGTTCGCAAATCCTTCCAGTCTTTTGAAAATCCTAAAGCAATTTTTGGCGAGTTGCAGATTCAGACATTGAAAGGACTATATAATGAAGATAGATTGGATCAGCACGGCCTTCAAAAACCAGACATCGTCATTTTTTTCAATCCCGGGTTTACGGTTCCAGAATACAGTTGGAACGAAGCACTTGCTTCGATCGAAAAGGGGACGCCGTTTTTATCGACGACAAATACCGAGCTCGAAGGCGTTGCCGATTGTCAATATCTTATGGAACAGGACAAAATCGAAACCATTCCACCTGGGCTGGCTCATATTTTTGACCTGTGCAGTGAAGGAAACGAGGAGACTGACGATGAGGGTTCGCCCGGTACGGGGACAGCATTTTTTAGCGTCAACCCGTTCAGCGGCAGCAGGATTCGGCAGAGCGGGACTTTGGCAAACGAcatttttgtcaaaaatCGGTGGATTCTGGGAGGGATTCTCAATAGTTTTGATCTTTCGAAAGCCAATTCGGACACTTCATCGAAAAGGCGTCGCGCTGCTTCGGACAGCAAATTCAACAATCCAGCTCTCATTTAG
- a CDS encoding predicted protein, with protein sequence MILPVNEDAVFRQVDLPSGDDEFFEYCRPVGLFALGLVPTMASNFAAPSMASGASGLRLKLVESLKNRIVGGETATDGRYKYAQITLQLPSDNHQCGGSLIAPDIVLTAAHCDGYSTVHVDRHNFKDVDDRYQVFEPMETLQHPNFDEDMFRYDFAVVKLNISVNGIDPVQLNPVSDFPADGQALTIVGWGAVRVNGNGFLFPDTFQEANVKAISNDACSQTVVQNKTLYKDEIFPEMFCATAPGVDACGGDSGFPIISRGATAAADVQIGIVSWGRGCAVYPGVYSRISYVYDWIRESVCIMSTAPPDVFECVQKVADEGVASPKRPESTPELGNTTNGTSTPASGVTKETGDETVRGDSSRPSDNQDGTRSFACMPVCDIACCVLLSFMGMVMTAIA encoded by the exons ATGATTCTTCCCGTCAACGAAGACGCAGTTTTCAGGCAAGTAGATTTACCGTCAGGAGATGATGAATTTTTCGAGTACTGCCGACCAG TCGGCCTTTTCGCTTTGGGCCTTGTTCCAACGATGGCGTCGAATTTTGCTGCACCCTCAATGGCTTCCGGAGCTTCCGGACTTCGTCTGAAGCTGGTAGAGTCGTTAAAAAAT AGGATCGTCGGAGGCGAGACCGCAACCGACGGACGGTACAAATACGCGCAGATTACTCTGCAATTGCCAAGTGATAACCACCAGTGCGGAGGATCCTTAATTGCTCCAGATATTGTGCTGACAGCAGCGCACTGCGATGGCTATTCTACCGTTCACGTTGATCGACACAATTTTAAGGATGTGGACGACAGGTACCAAGTGTTCGAACCTATGGAAACTCTTCAGCATCCTAATTTCGACGAAGACATGTTTCGCTATGACTTCGCTGTGGTCAAACTGAACATCTCTGTCAACGGCATAGATCCAGTTCAATTAAACCCAGTCAGCGACTTCCCTGCGGACGGCCAAGCTTTGACGATAGTGGGCTGGGGGGCGGTCCGCGTAAACGGCAATGGCTTTTTGTTCCCGGATACATTTCAAGAAGCCAATGTCAAAGCAATATCAAACGATGCTTGTAGCCAAACGGTCGTACAGAACAAGACTCTGTACAAGGACGAAATATTCCCAGAAATGTTTTGCGCAACGGCCCCGGGCGTTGATGCTTGTGGGGGCGATTCTGGCTTTCCAATCATTTCCAGAGGTGCTACTGCCGCAGCAGATGTGCAAATTGGAATTGTGAGTTGGGGGAGGGGTTGTGCGGTGTATCCTGGAGTTTACAGTCGGATTAGTTATGTCTATGATTGGATTAGAGAAAGCGTCTGCATCATGTCGACTGCACCTCCggatgttttcgaatgtGTACAAAAAGTGGCCGATGAAGGTGTCGCTTCTCCGAAGAGACCGGAGTCTACCCCTGAATTAGGAAATACCACCAACGGGACCAGCACCCCTGCGTCTGGTGTTACAAAAGAGACCGGCGATGAGACTGTACGGGGTGATTCATCTCGACCTAGTGATAATCAAGACGGTACCAGATCTTTTGCTTGCATGCCGGTGTGTGATATTGCTTGTTGCGTACTCTTGTCGTTTATGGGAATGGTGATGACGGCGATTGCCTAA
- a CDS encoding predicted protein produces the protein GYAILMVNYRGSTGFGQDSIESLPTRIGELDVKDVIAATLKVQESGIVDAERIGICGGSHGGFLTGHCTSQYPNLFKAAAMRNPVVNIPSMVTSTDIPDWCYVEAIGSYNWREYMPPTSTSIRMMWDKSPIRHVDRVQTPTLVALGMQDLRVPPSQGLEWYHSLRSKGVPTKLLTYDGNDHAIAGVKAEADHWVNIKQWFDNHLKN, from the coding sequence GGTTATGCGATTTTGATGGTCAACTACCGAGGGTCCACGGGATTTGGACAGGATTCGATAGAGTCCCTCCCGACTAGAATTGGAGAATTAGATGTGAAGGATGTTATAGCAGCTACATTGAAAGTACAGGAGTCGGGCATAGTTGATGCCGAACGTATTGGGATCTGCGGAGGCAGCCACGGAGGTTTTTTGACCGGCCACTGTACCTCACAATACCCGAACCTTTTCAAAGCAGCTGCTATGAGAAATCCCGTTGTCAATATTCCCTCCATGGTCACATCCACCGATATTCCGGATTGGTGCTACGTGGAAGCCATAGGATCTTACAATTGGAGAGAGTACATGCCACCTACGAGTACCAGTATTCGAATGATGTGGGACAAGAGTCCAATTCGCCACGTCGATAGAGTTCAAACTCCAACGCTGGTGGCTCTAGGAATGCAAGACCTACGAGTACCACCGTCTCAAGGCTTGGAATGGTATCACTCGCTCCGATCAAAGGGCGTTCCTACAAAGCTTCTTACATACGATGGCAACGACCATGCAATAGCGGGCGTAAAAGCAGAAGCAGACCATTGGGTGAACATAAAACAATGGTTCGACAATCATTTAAAGAATTAG
- a CDS encoding predicted protein yields MNRPYPRATNTRDTASNTTTTRLDCAKQIVTTMVSDLMLQSSANEVCVIVLKTRETSHHKLAAAGCDLDEEQMDASVPFPNLTDLTNHGVTKPSADLLRKIQNVQSVSEQEASALRGDVCDGLILAADALYERTHGKKYQRQIVILTDAEHDIVVENSQTLLVVDALRAMDCRLQVVGFDFLLSASYEQPMEASSLSLNTNAPKPAKTEPDTVSTKRLKKSTDYDSSETEDEDGFATCTQKTELDRNDPGQILYSTKEDREQLLSSLAEKTGGDVMAVSTLRQILQVDKGRSLKKATKRKIELRIAPGIVLPVRSLKMLSKETTLGMKKTAVIGTNKSDTYSTAGNDKAEMDDVRNVYMFVDPDHKDDVVEPQETIKAVRYGSDLIPMSSYDYEGLKSSANYIPYLEILGYTSRAAIPLVALIGPPYALSGSDSRKACAAISALAKSLEQLDRVAICTYMKTKGGDPILGGLFPLSEPQFKHAARLMFLQLPFAGDMKQLGVVRSEVRFGAPGTKPK; encoded by the exons ATGAATCGGCCGTATCCGCGTGCGACGAACACTCGTGATACGGCGTCCAACACCACTACCACCCGACTCGATTGCGCGAAACAAATCGTGACCACCATGGTCAGTGATCTCATGTTACAGTCATCTGCCAACGAAGTCTGCGTCATTGTATTGAAAACCCGGGAAACATCTCACCACAAGTTAGCAGCAGCTGGATGTGACCTGGACGAAGAACAAATGGATGCATCCGTGCCGTTCCCCAACTTGACCGACCTCACCAACCACGGGGTCACGAAACCATCGGCAGACTTGCTGCGGAAAATTCAAAACGTGCAATCGGTATCGGAGCAAGAGGCCTCCGCCTTACGCGGTGACGTGTGCGACGGTCTCATTCTCGCCGCCGACGCCCTGTACGAGCGCACGCACGGCAAAAAATACCAGCGCCAGATTGTCATTCTCACGGATGCCGAACACGATATCGTCGTGGAAAATTCACAAACTTTGCTGGTCGTGGATGCCTTGCGTGCCATGGACTGTCGATTGCAGGTGGTCGGCTTTGATTTTCTGTTGTCGGCATCGTACGAACAACCCATGGAGGCGTCATCGCTGTCTCTGAATACAAACGCCCCAAAGCCGGCCAAGACGGAACCGGACACTGTGTCCACCAAACGATTAAAAAAGAGTACCGATTACGACAGCTCTGAaacggaagacgaggacggcTTCGCGACTTGTACTCAAAAGACCGAACTCGACCGTAATGATCCCGGGCAAATTCTGTATtccaccaaggaagatcGTGAACAACTCCTGTCCAGTCTGGCGGAAAAGACGGGTGGGGACGTCATGGCGGTTTCCACCTTGCGACAAATCCTCCAAGTTGACAAGGGTAGAAGCCTCAAGAAAGccacgaaacgaaaaatcgAGTTACGCATCGCTCCAGGCATTGTCCTACCTGTCCGGTCCCTCAAAATGCTCAGTAAAGAAACTACATTGGGAATGAAAAAGACAGCCGTCATAGGGACCAATAAGAGCGATACATATTCAACTGCAGGCAACGACAAAGCCGAGATGGACGACGTAAGGAACGTGTACATGTTTGTTGATCCAGATCACAAGGACGATGTAGTGGAGCCACAGGAAACCATAAAGGCTGTCAGGTACGGATCCGATTTGATTCCTATGAGCAGCTATGATTACGAAGGGTTGAAGAGTTCCGCCAATTACATTCCATATCTAGAAATATTGGGATACACATCTCGTGCAGCAATTCCACTGGTAGCCCTTATCGGACCTCCTTACGCTCTTTCTGGAAGCGATTCACGCAAAGCCTGTGCCGCGATTTCAGCACTTGCCAAAAGCCTGGAGCAGCTCGACAGAGTAGCTATTTGCACCTATATGAAAACCAAAGGCGGTGATCCTATTCTCGGTGGTCTATTTCCACTGTCCGAACCACAGTTCAAGCACGCAGCCCGCCTCATGTTTCTGCAGCTACCCTTCGCTGGCGATATGAAACAACTTGGAG TGGTCAGGTCCGAAGTTCGTTTTGGCGCTCCTGGAACCAAACCAAAGTGA